The Flavimarina sp. Hel_I_48 genome window below encodes:
- a CDS encoding MGH1-like glycoside hydrolase domain-containing protein: protein MNNKLTEAERLAVSDNYKNWKRWGPYLADRQWGTVREDYSKFGHAWDFVNHDKARSNAYRWGEEGIAGFCDSREILCLAPVFWNGKDKILKERLFGLTNGQGNHGEDVKELYFHQVSSPTHSYCKYLYKYPQKKFPYAELVRENKRSREESEFEILDTAAFEKNNYFDCFIEYAKADVGDILMKITVVNRGKKRADLHVLPHLWFRNYWKHNERFDRPEIKAVADDCLVSRSIRNGNYYFYHENGEQLFCENETNNERIYKVPNDDDYVKDGINDYVIHGEKTVNPDKKGSKSAIWHSFSLEAGEEKTIRVRLSKGKLENPWLDFDQVFKERITECEHFYNRKISENLPEAHKTIAKKAFSGLLWTKQFYYYDVYKWLFGGQQESEPKRVDPRNSSWQHLTNRHIISMPDKWEYPWYAAWDLAFHMASFVEIDPYFAKEQLLLVLRESYMHPNGQIPAYEWNFSDVNPPVHSWAVWSVYEKDLETTGKGDTSFLEKAFQKLLINFTWWVNQKDKHGTNLFEGGFLGLDNIGVFDRNHMPPGITRMQQADATSWMAMFTLNMLRMSLELAKTNKIYEESAAKFFRHFLNIAGAMHHIGEKNISLWDDEDKFYYDVVEMSNGRTSRLKVRSLVGIIPMFAVEVIPKDLFKELKEFKYRAAEIIRTRPDLASLISRIEETNIDGKYLFSIMRGFRLEHLLKRLLDEKEFLSDYGIRSLSKYHEANPFVFKHNGHHQIQYEAGESRSNMFGGNSNWRGPIWMPLNYMIVQSLRKFYSYYGPEYVYEFPTGSGNKLNLNEIADELTKRLTRLFERDENGKFHYHNEDRNHVFSSNEHFKDEHLFYEFFDGDTGKGLGASHQTGWTALIANLIMEMEQSKNKEEVLGLKSTKNNVKQA, encoded by the coding sequence ATGAATAATAAACTAACTGAGGCCGAACGACTGGCCGTATCTGATAACTATAAAAACTGGAAAAGATGGGGTCCTTACCTGGCAGACAGACAATGGGGTACGGTAAGGGAAGATTATAGTAAATTTGGCCACGCATGGGATTTTGTAAACCACGATAAAGCCCGTAGCAACGCGTATAGATGGGGGGAGGAAGGCATTGCTGGATTTTGTGATTCCCGTGAGATATTGTGTCTGGCGCCCGTATTCTGGAACGGTAAGGACAAAATACTTAAAGAACGCCTTTTTGGCCTCACAAATGGACAGGGAAATCACGGGGAGGATGTTAAAGAACTTTATTTTCATCAAGTTTCAAGTCCTACACATTCCTATTGTAAGTATTTATATAAATATCCTCAGAAAAAATTTCCGTACGCTGAACTTGTCCGGGAAAATAAACGAAGCCGGGAAGAGTCCGAATTTGAAATTTTGGATACGGCAGCTTTTGAAAAAAATAATTATTTTGATTGTTTTATTGAATACGCAAAGGCAGATGTGGGCGATATATTGATGAAGATCACAGTGGTTAACAGGGGAAAAAAAAGAGCCGACCTTCACGTACTTCCCCACTTATGGTTCCGTAATTACTGGAAGCATAATGAGCGTTTTGACCGTCCTGAAATTAAAGCTGTTGCTGATGATTGTCTTGTTTCCAGAAGTATACGCAATGGGAACTATTATTTCTATCATGAAAATGGCGAACAGTTATTTTGTGAGAATGAGACTAACAATGAAAGAATCTACAAAGTTCCCAATGATGATGACTATGTAAAAGATGGTATAAACGATTATGTTATTCATGGTGAAAAAACTGTCAATCCAGATAAAAAAGGTTCAAAATCAGCGATCTGGCATTCTTTTTCTCTTGAAGCAGGTGAAGAAAAAACAATACGCGTACGCCTTAGTAAAGGGAAATTAGAAAACCCATGGTTAGATTTTGATCAGGTTTTTAAAGAAAGAATTACGGAATGCGAACATTTTTATAACAGAAAAATTTCAGAAAACCTTCCAGAAGCACATAAAACCATAGCAAAAAAGGCATTTTCAGGCTTGTTATGGACAAAACAGTTTTATTATTATGATGTGTACAAATGGCTTTTTGGTGGGCAACAGGAATCAGAACCTAAGCGTGTAGATCCACGAAATAGTAGTTGGCAGCATTTAACAAACAGACACATTATTTCAATGCCAGATAAATGGGAATACCCGTGGTATGCTGCCTGGGACCTGGCGTTTCACATGGCTTCTTTTGTAGAAATTGATCCCTATTTTGCAAAAGAGCAGCTCTTGCTCGTACTTCGCGAGAGTTATATGCATCCCAATGGGCAGATTCCAGCCTATGAGTGGAATTTTAGTGACGTTAACCCTCCCGTGCATTCCTGGGCGGTGTGGTCTGTTTATGAGAAAGATCTGGAAACTACCGGCAAAGGCGATACTTCCTTTTTAGAGAAGGCTTTTCAAAAACTGCTCATTAATTTTACCTGGTGGGTAAATCAGAAAGACAAACATGGAACAAATCTTTTTGAAGGTGGCTTCTTAGGTTTGGATAATATTGGTGTTTTTGATCGTAACCATATGCCGCCGGGCATTACCAGAATGCAACAGGCTGATGCGACAAGCTGGATGGCCATGTTTACGCTCAACATGTTGCGCATGAGCCTTGAACTTGCCAAAACAAACAAAATTTATGAAGAATCCGCTGCAAAATTCTTCAGGCATTTTCTCAACATTGCCGGGGCTATGCACCATATAGGTGAAAAAAATATTTCGCTTTGGGACGATGAAGATAAATTCTATTATGATGTTGTCGAAATGTCAAATGGTAGGACGAGCAGGTTAAAAGTCCGCTCCCTTGTGGGCATCATTCCCATGTTTGCCGTTGAAGTCATCCCAAAAGATCTTTTTAAAGAACTTAAGGAATTTAAATACCGTGCAGCGGAAATTATACGAACCAGACCAGATCTGGCCTCTTTGATTTCCCGTATTGAGGAAACTAACATTGATGGCAAATATCTTTTTTCCATCATGCGTGGGTTCAGACTGGAACATTTGCTCAAAAGGCTTCTTGACGAAAAAGAGTTTTTATCTGATTACGGTATACGATCCCTGTCGAAGTATCATGAGGCAAATCCTTTTGTTTTTAAACATAATGGGCATCACCAGATTCAGTACGAAGCGGGTGAAAGCCGTTCAAATATGTTTGGAGGTAATTCAAACTGGCGTGGGCCAATCTGGATGCCGTTAAATTATATGATCGTACAGTCCCTGCGTAAGTTTTATAGTTATTATGGACCAGAGTATGTCTATGAATTTCCTACAGGATCTGGTAATAAATTAAACCTGAATGAAATTGCAGATGAACTGACCAAAAGGCTGACACGTCTTTTTGAAAGAGACGAAAATGGTAAATTTCATTATCATAATGAAGATCGCAATCATGTGTTCTCATCTAATGAGCATTTTAAGGATGAACATTTATTTTATGAGTTCTTTGATGGCGATACGGGCAAAGGCCTGGGCGCATCGCACCAGACGGGCTGGACCGCCCTCATTGCAAATTTAATAATGGAAATGGAACAAAGTAAAAACAAAGAAGAAGTTTTGGGTTTAAAATCCACTAAAAATAATGTAAAACAAGCCTGA
- a CDS encoding endonuclease/exonuclease/phosphatase family protein, with product MLPINIWWIDIFDYPLIEFTLFTFITLVLYVILFRKQNVIDYLFLGGLFILLILQVSKLFPYSTLGNKQLGDSSAQAEVSIKIFEANVLQKNERSEKLLHQIKNDDPDILLLTEINMRWQRSIDSGIGSSYRYKVRVPQDNTYGMLLYSKLKLENARVNYRVDGKIPSINTNVILSDSTAIRLYAIHPTPPDPEHKSSSSDRGIEMVKTGLMLIEEEQPIIVLGDFNEVAWSQNVSLFQKISGLLDVRKGRGFYNTFDAKVLFMKWPLDQVFASEHFRVETIKTWDYMGSDHFPFSATLTYEPIRAADQKPHPINKDMLEMLKKNVKDEELKRGEDSIKIL from the coding sequence ATGCTGCCCATAAATATCTGGTGGATTGATATATTTGATTATCCATTAATTGAATTTACCTTATTCACATTTATCACCTTGGTGCTTTATGTGATCTTATTCAGGAAGCAAAATGTTATAGATTATTTATTTCTAGGCGGACTTTTTATTTTATTGATTTTACAGGTTTCCAAATTATTCCCCTACAGTACGCTTGGGAACAAGCAACTGGGAGACTCGTCTGCCCAGGCAGAAGTTTCCATCAAAATATTTGAGGCTAATGTGCTTCAAAAAAATGAGAGGTCAGAAAAACTCTTGCATCAGATCAAAAATGACGATCCCGATATTTTGCTTTTAACGGAAATCAACATGCGGTGGCAGCGCAGCATAGATTCTGGCATAGGTTCATCGTATAGATACAAAGTGCGTGTACCTCAGGATAATACCTATGGGATGCTGCTTTATTCGAAATTAAAATTAGAAAATGCCAGGGTGAATTACCGTGTTGATGGTAAGATACCTTCTATAAATACAAACGTTATTTTATCTGACAGTACGGCCATTCGCCTGTATGCCATTCATCCCACACCTCCAGATCCCGAGCATAAAAGTTCCAGTTCAGATCGCGGGATAGAAATGGTAAAAACAGGCCTTATGCTTATTGAAGAAGAACAGCCAATAATCGTACTGGGGGATTTTAACGAAGTGGCCTGGTCGCAAAACGTATCCCTTTTTCAGAAAATTTCAGGATTACTCGATGTGCGAAAAGGTAGGGGATTTTACAATACTTTTGATGCTAAAGTACTTTTCATGAAATGGCCGCTGGATCAGGTTTTCGCTTCGGAACATTTTCGTGTAGAAACCATTAAAACCTGGGATTATATGGGTTCAGATCATTTTCCATTTTCTGCTACATTGACCTATGAGCCCATTCGCGCGGCTGATCAAAAACCACATCCCATAAATAAAGATATGCTGGAAATGCTGAAAAAGAATGTAAAAGACGAAGAATTGAAAAGGGGCGAAGATTCAATAAAAATACTCTAG
- a CDS encoding MFS transporter, giving the protein MGKKSITVLLILSQFLGTSLWFVGNISIPQLPIAEAQDTAAISNVLAAVQFGFILGTLLYAFLLIADRFSPSRVFLCSALLAAFCNMGLLLPHPDFYTILTFRFFTGFFLAGIYPVGMKIAADYYEKGLGLALGYLVGALVLGTAFPHFLNSFGFQFDYVKITVITSFLALLGGLLVGFCIPDGPFRRKQQQFKWNAFALLFKTQNFRKAAYGYFGHMWELYAFWAFLPVLIHSYTEINNAGLNVALWSFFGIAIGALSCALGGHLSVTWGSKKVAGLSLRISGFCCLISPFAIMFPSFLFLVFILLWGAAVVADSPQFSRMIAANTTPETRGSALTLVNCIGFGISVVSIQVLGNLPQDFSVKYGYLLLALGPAFGLWKIGGFQLKMVKNILK; this is encoded by the coding sequence ATGGGGAAAAAAAGCATTACCGTATTACTTATTTTATCCCAGTTTCTGGGAACTTCCCTATGGTTTGTAGGCAATATCAGCATTCCGCAGCTCCCCATCGCGGAAGCTCAGGACACCGCGGCGATTTCTAACGTGCTCGCGGCAGTACAATTCGGTTTTATACTAGGTACACTCCTTTATGCCTTTTTACTGATCGCTGACAGGTTTTCACCCTCACGGGTATTTTTATGCAGTGCTCTCCTGGCTGCCTTTTGCAATATGGGCCTGCTTCTGCCCCATCCTGATTTTTATACGATTTTAACTTTTAGGTTTTTTACCGGTTTTTTTCTTGCAGGAATTTATCCTGTGGGAATGAAAATAGCAGCAGATTATTATGAAAAAGGTTTGGGGCTTGCCCTGGGCTATCTCGTAGGGGCGCTTGTGCTGGGTACTGCGTTTCCACACTTTTTAAATAGCTTTGGGTTCCAATTTGATTATGTAAAAATCACCGTAATAACCAGTTTTTTAGCCCTTTTGGGCGGATTATTGGTCGGTTTTTGCATTCCAGATGGGCCATTTAGGAGAAAACAGCAACAATTTAAATGGAATGCATTTGCGCTACTTTTCAAGACTCAAAATTTTAGGAAAGCCGCCTACGGCTATTTTGGACATATGTGGGAATTGTATGCTTTCTGGGCATTTTTACCTGTTCTGATACATTCTTATACTGAAATAAATAACGCCGGACTCAATGTTGCGCTCTGGTCGTTTTTTGGTATTGCAATTGGAGCCCTTTCGTGCGCCCTGGGCGGTCATTTAAGTGTAACATGGGGCAGTAAAAAGGTTGCTGGTTTATCGTTAAGGATTTCAGGTTTTTGTTGTCTGATTTCACCATTTGCCATCATGTTTCCCTCTTTTTTATTTCTGGTATTTATACTTTTGTGGGGTGCTGCGGTAGTTGCTGATAGTCCGCAGTTTTCGAGAATGATCGCTGCGAATACCACACCTGAAACACGCGGCAGCGCACTAACGCTTGTCAACTGTATCGGTTTTGGAATCAGTGTTGTTAGTATTCAGGTTTTGGGAAATTTACCGCAAGACTTTTCAGTAAAATACGGCTACTTGCTACTCGCTCTTGGTCCGGCTTTTGGACTATGGAAAATAGGCGGTTTTCAGTTAAAAATGGTCAAAAACATCTTAAAATAG
- a CDS encoding sugar phosphate isomerase/epimerase family protein has translation MEIKLGVSTWLWSSPFTTETIALFPKIKEMGYEIVEIPVEDPALIDVKKVKEALDIYDLDVTICGAFGPSRDFTNDDSSYHNTSFEYIKSCLAICNDLGASFFAGPMYSAVGKARLVSAEQKKIEWDRAVTNLQKVCKLAAAQGLDIALEPLNRFESDLVNTAEDALLLIKDINNPAAKMLLDGFHMNIEEPDIVKAITLAGDKLIHLQVSENYRGTPGTGQTRWDDYKLGLEAIDYKGAVCIESFTPNVKELAGAVCIWKPLAESQDRFARDGFKFLKKWAANTTN, from the coding sequence ATGGAAATAAAATTAGGAGTGAGTACCTGGTTGTGGAGTTCTCCATTTACCACAGAGACCATAGCGCTTTTTCCCAAAATCAAAGAAATGGGTTATGAGATTGTTGAAATTCCGGTTGAAGATCCCGCGTTGATAGATGTTAAAAAAGTAAAAGAAGCCTTAGATATATATGATCTAGATGTTACTATTTGTGGGGCTTTTGGCCCTAGCAGAGATTTTACAAACGACGATTCTTCCTATCACAATACAAGTTTTGAATACATAAAATCCTGTCTGGCTATTTGTAATGATCTGGGCGCGTCTTTTTTTGCAGGCCCCATGTATTCTGCCGTGGGCAAAGCCAGACTGGTTTCCGCGGAACAGAAAAAAATAGAATGGGACAGGGCGGTTACCAATCTTCAAAAAGTTTGTAAACTGGCGGCAGCACAGGGACTGGATATAGCATTAGAGCCGCTCAATCGGTTTGAGTCTGATTTAGTAAATACCGCCGAAGATGCGCTGCTATTGATAAAAGATATTAATAACCCGGCAGCTAAAATGCTATTGGACGGTTTTCATATGAATATAGAAGAGCCAGATATTGTAAAGGCAATTACGCTTGCCGGGGATAAACTTATTCATCTACAGGTTTCTGAAAATTACCGGGGCACTCCCGGTACCGGCCAGACGCGATGGGATGATTATAAGCTTGGCCTGGAAGCAATTGATTATAAAGGGGCTGTTTGTATAGAAAGTTTTACCCCTAATGTTAAAGAACTTGCCGGCGCCGTTTGTATATGGAAACCACTTGCGGAAAGTCAGGATCGTTTTGCTCGTGATGGCTTTAAGTTTTTAAAAAAATGGGCCGCAAACACCACTAATTAA
- a CDS encoding Gfo/Idh/MocA family protein: MSAKNINIAIVGLGFGAEFIPIYQKYPNATMYAICQRTQSKVDEVGDAFGIEKRYTDFNELLKDPDIDAVHINTPINNHAAQSLAALRAGKHVACTVPMATTVEECREIVQTVKETGLTYMMMETVIYSREFLFVKELYEKGELGRLQFLRASHQQEMAGWPGYWEGLPPMHYATHCVGPVLALSRAEAAYVSCYGSGRIDEKLIPKYGSPFAIESCHIKFKDSDLSAEVTRSLFNTARQYRESFDVYGSKKSFEWTQIEGEDSVIHTGEEPSRIKIPDYAKLLPEEIQAFTTAGVYDSDDNQHLSFIQGAGHGGSHPHLVHEFVSALLNKRQPYPNATQSANMTCVGILAHDSAMNDGKTIQLPDFTFSNP; this comes from the coding sequence ATGAGTGCAAAAAATATCAATATCGCTATAGTTGGTTTAGGCTTTGGCGCTGAATTCATTCCCATTTATCAAAAATATCCAAATGCAACCATGTACGCCATTTGTCAACGTACGCAAAGTAAAGTAGATGAAGTGGGAGATGCCTTTGGAATCGAAAAAAGATATACCGATTTTAATGAATTGCTGAAAGATCCTGATATCGATGCGGTTCATATCAATACGCCTATCAACAATCATGCGGCTCAATCTTTGGCAGCTTTACGCGCCGGAAAGCATGTCGCCTGTACTGTACCTATGGCCACAACGGTAGAAGAATGCCGTGAAATTGTACAAACAGTTAAAGAAACTGGCTTGACCTATATGATGATGGAAACTGTTATATACAGCCGCGAATTTCTCTTTGTTAAAGAACTCTATGAAAAGGGAGAATTGGGAAGACTACAATTTCTTAGGGCTTCTCACCAACAGGAAATGGCAGGATGGCCGGGTTATTGGGAAGGTTTGCCCCCCATGCATTATGCAACGCATTGTGTTGGGCCGGTGCTTGCCTTATCCAGAGCAGAAGCAGCTTATGTTTCCTGTTATGGTTCGGGAAGAATTGATGAAAAGCTTATACCCAAATACGGTTCTCCATTTGCTATTGAAAGTTGCCATATCAAATTTAAGGATTCTGATCTTTCGGCCGAGGTTACGCGTTCCCTTTTTAATACCGCCCGCCAGTACCGGGAAAGTTTTGATGTGTATGGTTCGAAGAAATCGTTTGAATGGACTCAAATTGAAGGGGAGGATAGTGTAATTCATACAGGTGAGGAACCCTCCAGGATCAAAATCCCGGATTATGCCAAATTATTGCCTGAAGAAATTCAGGCTTTTACCACGGCAGGGGTTTATGATTCAGACGATAACCAGCATTTATCGTTTATTCAGGGAGCAGGACATGGCGGGTCGCATCCTCATTTAGTTCATGAATTTGTAAGTGCCCTTTTAAATAAGCGGCAGCCCTATCCTAACGCCACACAGTCTGCAAATATGACCTGTGTTGGAATTTTAGCACATGATTCTGCTATGAATGATGGTAAAACTATCCAATTACCCGATTTCACTTTTTCTAATCCTTAA
- a CDS encoding Dabb family protein — protein MRHVVIFKFKPSATTSQIDSVTNALRDLKNKIPGIVSFENGTNTSPENKNMGFTHVYLFTFENADARDAYLPHPEHKKFGELLGELDVVDDVFVVDYVPQK, from the coding sequence ATGCGACATGTTGTAATTTTTAAGTTTAAGCCCAGTGCTACTACTTCTCAGATAGATAGCGTAACAAATGCCCTGAGAGATTTGAAAAATAAGATACCCGGAATTGTATCTTTTGAAAACGGTACCAATACAAGTCCGGAGAACAAAAATATGGGATTCACTCACGTGTATTTATTCACGTTCGAAAATGCCGATGCACGAGATGCCTACTTACCTCATCCTGAACATAAAAAATTTGGTGAACTGCTCGGTGAATTGGATGTTGTAGATGATGTTTTTGTGGTTGATTATGTTCCCCAAAAATAA
- a CDS encoding PVC-type heme-binding CxxCH protein: MKSFLSRFGLLLLIVLFASACKTSKEKKADTGPRKLEILFLGHASEHHNSRKFAPILASALATDGINISYTENVKDLNEQNLNRYDGLIIYANYDTIAKAKEKALLDYVKAGHAFIPIHSASFCFRNSPDYVDMVGGQFKSHETGTFTAKIVNKEHPITKNINEFSTWDETYVHDHLSDDRTVLEERIDGEHHEPWTWVKDYGDGKVFYTAYGHDVRTWENPEFQNHIKQGILWAVDDQAKNNWQDFNKNMPELVYNDMANIPNYEKRDPAPQYQEPLSPEESKKLIQVPAGFDLELFASEPDIINPIAMDWDEKGRLWVVETVDYPNTVRNDNGVGDDRIKICEDTDGDGKADKFTIFAENLNIPTSFTFANGGIIISQAPDFLFLKDTDGDDKADVKEKIISGWGTFDTHAGPSNLQRGMDNKI, encoded by the coding sequence ATGAAATCATTTTTATCAAGATTCGGACTACTACTCTTAATTGTTCTTTTTGCTTCTGCATGTAAAACCTCCAAAGAAAAAAAAGCCGATACAGGCCCCAGGAAGTTGGAAATTCTTTTTCTGGGTCATGCAAGTGAACATCACAACAGCAGAAAATTCGCCCCTATTCTGGCATCGGCATTAGCAACAGATGGAATAAATATCTCCTATACTGAAAATGTTAAGGACTTAAATGAGCAAAATTTAAACCGCTATGATGGACTGATAATTTATGCAAATTATGATACCATCGCCAAAGCGAAAGAAAAAGCCCTTTTAGATTATGTTAAGGCTGGGCATGCTTTTATTCCCATACATTCGGCTAGTTTTTGTTTCAGAAATTCACCCGACTATGTCGATATGGTAGGAGGACAATTCAAGAGCCATGAAACGGGAACCTTTACTGCTAAAATCGTAAACAAAGAACATCCAATAACAAAAAACATTAATGAATTTTCAACCTGGGATGAGACTTATGTACACGATCATTTAAGCGATGACCGTACGGTTCTGGAAGAACGTATAGATGGAGAGCACCATGAACCCTGGACCTGGGTCAAAGATTATGGCGACGGAAAAGTGTTTTACACGGCTTACGGTCACGATGTGCGTACCTGGGAAAACCCTGAATTTCAGAACCATATTAAACAGGGCATTCTATGGGCTGTTGATGATCAGGCGAAGAATAACTGGCAAGATTTTAATAAGAATATGCCAGAACTGGTCTATAACGATATGGCCAATATCCCCAATTATGAAAAACGTGATCCAGCCCCCCAATATCAGGAACCACTTAGCCCAGAAGAATCTAAGAAACTGATTCAGGTTCCTGCCGGATTTGATCTTGAGCTTTTTGCTTCAGAACCGGATATTATTAATCCCATTGCTATGGACTGGGACGAAAAAGGCCGTCTCTGGGTGGTGGAAACGGTAGACTATCCCAATACAGTTCGTAATGACAATGGAGTAGGAGATGACCGTATCAAAATCTGTGAAGATACCGATGGCGATGGTAAAGCAGATAAGTTTACCATTTTTGCAGAAAATTTGAATATTCCAACAAGTTTTACTTTTGCCAATGGCGGAATCATCATTTCCCAGGCACCGGATTTTCTTTTCTTAAAAGATACGGATGGTGATGATAAAGCCGATGTAAAAGAGAAAATAATTAGCGGTTGGGGTACTTTTGATACGCACGCGGGGCCTTCCAACCTGCAAAGGGGGATGGATAATAAAATATAG